The Gemmatimonadales bacterium DNA window ATCGGCCGCGGCGGCGCTCTCGATCCGGTCGGCATCGTAGAGCAGGACCCCCAGGTAGCGGATGCGTCCCACGCAGGAGTGCATGCACGCCGGCGCGTGGCCCGCCTCGATCCGCGGATAGCACAGGATGCATTTCTCGGACTTGCCGGTGCTCCAGTTGTAGTAGGTCTTCTTGTAGGGGCAGGCCGTGACACACATGCGCCAGCCGCGACAGACCTCCTGGTTGATGAGGACCACCCCGTCCTCGCCCCGCTTGTAGATCGCGCCCGAGGGACACGACGCGACGCAGGCGGGATTGAGGCAGTGGTTACAGATCCGGGGAAGGTAGAAGAACGCCATGCGCTCCAACTGGAACATGGCCTCCCGCTCGGCGGGAGTGAGTTTCTCGAGGTTGGGGTCGTTGCGCGCGTAGTCCGGCGACCCGCTCAAGTCGTCGTCCCAGTTCGGCCCCATCTTGATGTCCATGGGTTCGCCCGTGATCATCGAGATCGGGCGGGCCGTGGGCTGGTCGTCGCCCGCGGGCGACTCGATCAGGTCCAGGTACTTATAGGTGAACGGCTCGTAGTAGTCGTCGATCACCGGCAGGTGCGGATTGTGGAAGATGTTGGTGAGGCTCTTCGGCTTGCCTGCGCCCTTCAGCTGGACGAGGCCGCCGTTCTTCTCCCAGCCACCTTGGTAGATGTCCTGGTTTTCCCACTTTCCCGGATAGCCGGTACCCGGCTTCGTTTCCACGTTGTTCCACCACATGTACTCGGCGCCCTTCCGATCGGTCCAGATATTCTTGCAGGCGATCGAGCAGGTGTGGCAGCCGATGCACTTGTCGAGGTGAAACACCATCGAGATCTGCGAGCGCACATCCATCTCAGGTCTCCCGTTCGTGGCGCGATTCTCCGGTCATCAGAACACCACCTTGTCCATGCGCTTGACCACGACATGGGTGTCGCGATTCGGGGCGATGGGGCCCCAGTAGTTGAACCCGTAGGTGAACTGCCCGTAGCCTCCGGCGAGGAAGTTGGGCTTGAGGTGGATGCGGGTGAGACTGTTATGCCCGCCCGCCCGCTTTCCACCGCGCACCTGTGACTTCGGGATTCCGACGGTACGTTCGGGGACGTGATACACGATGCACACGCCCCTGGGGATTCGAGCGCTGACACACGCCCGAGCGGCGTACACCCCGTGGTCGTTGTAGACCTCGACCCAGTCGTTGTCCTGGATGCCCAGACCCTCCGCGTCCACCTCGCTCATCCAGACCGGCTCGCAGCCTCTGGAGAGCGTCAACATCCGGTGGTTGTCCATGTAGGTGGAGTGGATGTGCCACTTCCCGTGCGGCGTGAGGCAGTTCAGGATTCGGGCCTCACCGTTCTTGAGCGTCGTCTTGAGATCGCCGTACGCAGCCGGCTTCGGAGACGGCTTGTAGGTCGGAAGATTCTCGCCGTACGCCAGATACATCTCGTGGTCGAGATAGAAGTGCTGGCGACCCGTCAGCGTCCGCCACGGGACCAGCTTCTCGACATTGTACGTGTAGGCGGAGTAGGCCCGCCCGCCGGTCATGACTCCCGACCACAGCGGTGAGGTATTGTACCGCCGCGGCTGCGCCTGAAGGTCCGCGTAGCTGATGCGGACGTCCTTGCTGCCAGCCCCCAGATCCACGAGATCGAGACCGGTCCGTCTCTCCGCATCCTCGTACGCGCGCACGTTGAGCACGCCGTTGGTCAGCGTCGAGAGGTGCAGAATCGCGTTGGCCGCCCACTCGTCTTCCTTCAACGAGGGGAACGCGCTGCCGTTCCTGCGCTCCACGGGGAAATGGTTGGATGCGACCATCTCATCGTACGCATCGGCACACTGGTATGAATTGCCGTGCGCACCGAGACCGGTCGTTCGAATGCGATCGCCCAAGGTGATGAATCGTTCATAGAGCTTCGTGTAGTCGCGCTCCACGACGGTCAGGTTGTGGGTGGTCTTGCCCAGCACGGGCTCGCATTCACCCTGATACCAGTCCTTGATGACCGGCTGGGCGATCTCTCCCCGGGAGTCGTGCGCGATGGGAGACGCGACCACGTCCTTCTGCGGCTCGGGGAGGTACTTCGCCGCCGCCTCACTGGTGGCCTTCGCCAAGTCGCGGAAGATGTTCCAGTCCGTCTTCGACTCCCACACCGGCGCAATGGCCGCCGAGAGTGGGTGGATGAACGAGTGGAGGTCCGTGCTGTTGAGGTCGGCTTTCTCGTACCACGACGCCGCCGGAAGCACGATGTCGGAGTACAGGGCGGAGGAGTCCATCCGGAAGTTGAGGTCGACGACGAGGTCCATCTTCCCCACCGGCGCGAACTCGTGCCACTTCACTGCTGCGGTGTGATCCTCGGAATCCTCCGCGATCGCGTTGGAGTGCGTGCCCAGGTAGTGCTTCAGGGCGTACTCATGCCCCTTCATGCTCCCCATGATGGCGTTGCCGCGCCAGATATACCACACGCGTGGAAAGTTGCGCTCGGCTTCCGGATCGCTCACCGAATACCGCAGCTCCTTGCTCTTCAGCTTGTTCATGACGTACTGCTTGATCCCCTCGTCGTCGGCAGCCCCGTGGTCGATGGCTTCCCTGCAGAGCGCCAAGGTGTTCTGGTCGAACTGCGGGTAGAAGGGCATCCACCCCATGCGCACCGACTTGTAAATCAGATCGGCGGTGTGCTGCCGGGTCAGCTCGTTGTCCGGAACGGTGTTGTACCTGGAGAACTGACCGTCGTAGCGGTACTGGCACGTGTTGATGTAGTGCCAGATGGGTGCCTGCTGGAGTCGAACTGCAGCGACATGGTCCCTGGCGAACGCGATCGCTCCCCAGGAGTCCACCGGGGCCAGCTTCTCCTGGCCCACGTAGTGGTTGAGGCCCCCGCCGTTCTTGCCCACGCAGCCGGTGAGCATCAGGGCCATCGCCCCTGCGCGGTACATGAGGTTGCCGTGGTACCAGTGGTTAATACCTGCCCCGGTGATGATCATGCACTTGCCGCCCGTGGTCTCGGCGGTGCTCGCCCATTCACGAGCGAACTGCAGCACGGTGTCTGAGGAGACGCCCGTGAAGATCTCCTGCCATGCCGGCGTGTAGGCCGCGTCCTTGTCAGTGTAGTCCGCCGGATAGGCGCCGGGCAGACCCCGGGACA harbors:
- a CDS encoding nitrate reductase subunit alpha; amino-acid sequence: MGWIKDIISPETRKWEEFYRNRFQHDRTVRSTHGVNCTGGCSWQIHVKDGIVTWETQQIDYPLLEDSLPPYEPRGCQRGISYSWYLYSPLRIKYPLIRGALLDAFRAKKRETGDPMKAWRALQADQEARKKYQQARGKGGFRRSTWDEVMEIMAVANLSTAEEYGPDRVIGFSPIPAMSMLSYAAGARFLQLFGGVNLSFYDWYCDLPTAFPEIWGEQTDVCESADWYNAKMVADMGACLNMTRTPDCHFFAESRHNGTKAVVFSPDFSQVCKYADQWVPLHAGSDGAFWMATTHVILKEFHHEKQTPFFLDYVKKYTDSPYLVKLERDGAGYKPGRLLRASEIPKYQGISNGDWKFVNIDAASGEFVVPKGSSGSRWDEKQGNWNMKPENAADDQPYDPVLTLLGRSEQVARTAFTEFGLDQTVYRGVPVMQVETTGGPVMVTTVYDLTMAQYGVSRGLPGAYPADYTDKDAAYTPAWQEIFTGVSSDTVLQFAREWASTAETTGGKCMIITGAGINHWYHGNLMYRAGAMALMLTGCVGKNGGGLNHYVGQEKLAPVDSWGAIAFARDHVAAVRLQQAPIWHYINTCQYRYDGQFSRYNTVPDNELTRQHTADLIYKSVRMGWMPFYPQFDQNTLALCREAIDHGAADDEGIKQYVMNKLKSKELRYSVSDPEAERNFPRVWYIWRGNAIMGSMKGHEYALKHYLGTHSNAIAEDSEDHTAAVKWHEFAPVGKMDLVVDLNFRMDSSALYSDIVLPAASWYEKADLNSTDLHSFIHPLSAAIAPVWESKTDWNIFRDLAKATSEAAAKYLPEPQKDVVASPIAHDSRGEIAQPVIKDWYQGECEPVLGKTTHNLTVVERDYTKLYERFITLGDRIRTTGLGAHGNSYQCADAYDEMVASNHFPVERRNGSAFPSLKEDEWAANAILHLSTLTNGVLNVRAYEDAERRTGLDLVDLGAGSKDVRISYADLQAQPRRYNTSPLWSGVMTGGRAYSAYTYNVEKLVPWRTLTGRQHFYLDHEMYLAYGENLPTYKPSPKPAAYGDLKTTLKNGEARILNCLTPHGKWHIHSTYMDNHRMLTLSRGCEPVWMSEVDAEGLGIQDNDWVEVYNDHGVYAARACVSARIPRGVCIVYHVPERTVGIPKSQVRGGKRAGGHNSLTRIHLKPNFLAGGYGQFTYGFNYWGPIAPNRDTHVVVKRMDKVVF
- the narH gene encoding nitrate reductase subunit beta — protein: MDVRSQISMVFHLDKCIGCHTCSIACKNIWTDRKGAEYMWWNNVETKPGTGYPGKWENQDIYQGGWEKNGGLVQLKGAGKPKSLTNIFHNPHLPVIDDYYEPFTYKYLDLIESPAGDDQPTARPISMITGEPMDIKMGPNWDDDLSGSPDYARNDPNLEKLTPAEREAMFQLERMAFFYLPRICNHCLNPACVASCPSGAIYKRGEDGVVLINQEVCRGWRMCVTACPYKKTYYNWSTGKSEKCILCYPRIEAGHAPACMHSCVGRIRYLGVLLYDADRIESAAAADDADVIGRQLELILDPFDPEVIAAAKANGVADSTIDAAQKSPVYKFVKVWHLALPLHPEFRTLPMLFYVPPLLPVMASVTDVDNGGQAEKLNVKAKYWPDSWLYDTTTEALFGTIDDARFPLQYMANLFSAGDTKAVADRLKKLMAVRLHRRQVTVGDVEAGTVTAALADTELTSQMADDIYYLTSLAKFDDRFVIPAAHREQAIEMLEFTGDVRGSTGFGFKGGSAERGS